The genomic interval TGACGAGGAACCTGCGGCGTGTTGGCTGGTTGAGCACAACCAGTAAGCCCAATCAGATTAATTGAAATCAGGAATATTGACTTGAAAAAAGAATTTGGCATATTACAGTCAGATGCTAAACTTACTTGTCTTTTGAACTCATTGGAAATTTAGAAAAATCTATTTTCCTAAGTAACGCATTCATTTCGTCTAATTTTTTCTGAACAATTTGCTCTCCGGTTAATTTTGGGGCAGAATTTTCTTTTTACTGTTTTCATTAATCATGCTTGGCGTTAATTGGCATTCCTGGTAATTTAGAAAGATCCATTTTTTTAAGCATCGCATTCACCTTGTCTAATTTCTTTTGAACAATTTGTTCTCCTGTAAGAGTTAAAGTAGTATTTTTTTTTTAGTGTTTTCATGTTTTCCTATAAGGCAAAATTCATATTCTGTATTGATTTCAAAAGGATATGGAACATCATGGTTAACTCCGAAAACTACAAACTTTTTAGAAATCTCGATTAACTCTCGGCTCAATATTATTCGGTAAAGTCGATGTCGACGTGAATCACTGCCACTGAAAATAACAAAAATGTGATGATTGTGATCCAGAAAATTATTGATAATTTGTATTACAGTGGCTATAACAATTTTAAAATCATCATTACTCGTTTCTGCCATGTCACTTAGTTCACCATTTTCCAATAAATCAAGCAACGCAAGATTGTAAATTTTAGAAATGGCTGTTTCAGTTAAAAGAACAACCTTCCTGACTTCTTTCTTTGCACTGATACTGACAAATTCAAAGCGGAATTCTGTACGCGACAGCGTAAATGGGTAAGTATTTTCATTCATTATTTGTTGATGAGTGTGTGCGATTTAACTCAAACTTAATGATTTAAAATCACTAATAAAACAGAACTAAAGAGACGTTTAATTAATTCACATTAATTTTGCAATACCTACATGATTACACAGAATGAAGCAATTAAAATTAAATACCGAAGTCAGCATTACTCCGTCCGATTGGAAAATTAACCATCATTCAAAAATATTAACTATTGGTTCGTGTTTCGCAGAAGTATTGGGCAGACAACTTTTTGACTATAAATTTCCTGTCCTAAATAATCCCTTCGGCACAGTATTTAATCCGCATACGATTACCAAAATCCTGGATTCCGCTTTGGAAGGAAGGAAGCCAAATTCTGCTTTATATCTGGAAAATGCAGACCGGGTATGGCTTCATCATGATTTTCACTCAGCTCAATGGGCTGTAAATCAGCATGAACTGGAAACGGAATTGATGGAAAAGCTGAATAGCATGAAAGCATTTATACAAAGCGCAGATTTACTCGTCATAACATTAGGCACCGCTTATGCTTACCGGCACAGATCAACCAATTTGCTCGTCGGGAATTGCCATAAATTACCTTCTGACCGTTTTGTGAAAGAATTGCTGCATCCGGATCAGATCATGATCCCTTTTGAACAGCTGATCAATAAATTAAGATCTTTCCGGCGCGACTTACAGGTTATTGTGACTGTAAGCCCGGTTCGGCATACAAAAGATACTTTACCATTAAACCAGGTTAGTAAGTCTACTTTGAGATTGATTTGTCATCGTTTATCCGAAAAATACCGGCACGTTGAATATTTTCCTTCCTATGAAATCATGATCGACGAATTACGCGATTACCGGTATTACGAAGAAGACCTTATACATCCGAACAAAATAGCAGAGGATCATATCTTTCATACTTTTGTCCATTCATTTGTCAGTACAGGATCACTGGATTTCATGAAAGAATGGAATCATATACGCCAGATGATGAATCACAGGCCACAGCATGGATTTACGCAAAGCCAGTTTAAATTATTAAATACCCTTAGATTAAAGCTGAACGAAATTTCTGCAACCATAGATGTTACTGCTGAACTGAATGAAATACGCAAAAGAATAAATGAATTTCCAGTTCTTTAATAAACTCATTACGTATTATTTGTGTTGAATCGTATTGAAGAAGTGATGACGAAAGAGTACCAAATTTTAATTATGAATAGGATTTTATCCTTATAAGAAAAATCCGTAATCCGTATAATGGGAGAATTTACAATAAATAAAGAAAAAGTATTACAGGCA from Dyadobacter sp. NIV53 carries:
- a CDS encoding DUF6934 family protein, coding for MNENTYPFTLSRTEFRFEFVSISAKKEVRKVVLLTETAISKIYNLALLDLLENGELSDMAETSNDDFKIVIATVIQIINNFLDHNHHIFVIFSGSDSRRHRLYRIILSRELIEISKKFVVFGVNHDVPYPFEINTEYEFCLIGKHENTKKKILL
- a CDS encoding GSCFA domain-containing protein; translated protein: MKQLKLNTEVSITPSDWKINHHSKILTIGSCFAEVLGRQLFDYKFPVLNNPFGTVFNPHTITKILDSALEGRKPNSALYLENADRVWLHHDFHSAQWAVNQHELETELMEKLNSMKAFIQSADLLVITLGTAYAYRHRSTNLLVGNCHKLPSDRFVKELLHPDQIMIPFEQLINKLRSFRRDLQVIVTVSPVRHTKDTLPLNQVSKSTLRLICHRLSEKYRHVEYFPSYEIMIDELRDYRYYEEDLIHPNKIAEDHIFHTFVHSFVSTGSLDFMKEWNHIRQMMNHRPQHGFTQSQFKLLNTLRLKLNEISATIDVTAELNEIRKRINEFPVL